From the Streptomyces sp. SN-593 genome, the window TGCGCGCCGTCCGGACGTGACGCCCAGGGGGAGGCCGGCCCGGCCGGCGGCCGGACACCGGTTCCGACGGTGCCCGCCCGACCCCGCGACGCCTCCCCGGTTCAGGGCCTGTCCGGCGGATCGTGCCGGTCGGGCTCGCGGCGTGCGATCCAGCGCATCTGACGCCGCACGCTGATCCGCCGGGGATGACCGGACAGCCCTAACCGAGGAGAAAGGACAACCCATCATGTCTGCCCACGAGTTCACCGTCGCCGACCTGAAACGCATCCTGCGGGAGGGAGCCGGCGCGGACGAGGGCGTGGATCTCGACGGAGACATCCTCGACACCGACTTCGAGTCGCTCGGCTACGACTCGCTGGCCATGCTGGAGACCGGCAGCCGCATCGAGCGCGAGTTCGGCGTCACGCTGGACGACGAGGTCCTGACCGAGGCGGAGACGCCACGCGCCCTGATCGAGGCCGTCAACCACGTGGTGGTGCGGTCCGGCGCCGTCTGATCCCCGACCGCACCGCCAGGTCGCGGTCCCGCCCCGGGTCGGCGGCAGGTCCGCCGTCCGCACCGCACCCCGGTCCGCGCCCCGGTCCGCGCCATCGCGCCCGCGCCGCAGCCCCGGCACACCGCACCCCGTGAGTCCGCAGGGCCGCACGCCCGCGGCGCCGCACCCCACAGGGCCGCACCCCCGCCCGCCGCAGGACCGTACGCCCGCACCGCCGTGCCCACGTGCCCGGCGTCGATCACCGACGAGTCAGGAGAGAGCATGACGGAGCAGCATCCGAAGGTCGCCGTCGTCACCGGCGCCACCAGCGGCATCGGCCTGGCGACCGCCAGGCTGCTGGCGCGCCGGGACCACCGCGTGTTCCTCTGCGCCCGCACGCAGGAGAGCGTGACGCGTACCGTCAAGGAACTCGTCGACGAGGGACTCGACGTCGACGGCGCGCCCTGCGACGTGCGCTCCGCGGCGGACGTCCGGCGCTTCGTGCGGCAGGCCGTCGACCGCTTCGGCCCGATCGACGTGCTGGTCAACAACGCCGGCCGGTCCGGCGGCGGGGTCACCGCCGACATCACCGACGAGCTGTGGTCCGACGTCATCGACACCAACCTCAACAGCGTCTTCCGGATGACCCGCGAGGTGCTCACCGCCGGCGGCATGCGGCGGCGCGGCAGCGCCCGCATCGTCAACATCGCCTCGACCGCCGGGAAGCAGGGCGTGGTGCTCGGCGCGCCGTACTCCGCCTCCAAGCACGGCGTCGTCGGCTTCACCAAGGCGCTCGGCAACGAGCTGGCGCCGACCGGGATCACCGTGAACGCGGTCTGCCCCGGCTACGTCGAGACGCCGATGGCACAGCGCGTCCGCCAGGGCTACGCGGCCGCCTACGACACGAGCGAGGACGCGATCCTGGAGAGGTTCCAGGCCAAGATCCCGCTCGGCCGCTACTCGACCCCCGAGGAGGTCGCGGGCCTGGTCGGCTACCTGGTCTCCGACACCGCCGCCTCCATCACCGCGCAGGCGCTGAACGTCTGCGGCGGTCTGGGCAACTTCTGACATCCGCGGGAGAAGAGGACCGATGACGAACCGCCAGGTCGAGCACGAGATCACCGTCGCCGCACCGGCCGCCGCCGTCTACCGGCTGCTGGCCGAGGTGGAGAACTGGCCCCGGATCTTCCCGCCCACCATCCACGTCGAGCACCTGGAGCGCGGCGCGGACGACGAGCGGATCAGGATCTGGGCCACCGCGAACGGCGGGGTCAAGAGCTGGACGTCCCACCGCGCGCTGGACCCGCGCACGCTGCGGATCGCCTTCCGGCAGGAGGTCTCCAGCCCGCCGGTCGCCGCGATGGG encodes:
- a CDS encoding acyl carrier protein → MSAHEFTVADLKRILREGAGADEGVDLDGDILDTDFESLGYDSLAMLETGSRIEREFGVTLDDEVLTEAETPRALIEAVNHVVVRSGAV
- the fabG gene encoding 3-oxoacyl-ACP reductase FabG, which encodes MTEQHPKVAVVTGATSGIGLATARLLARRDHRVFLCARTQESVTRTVKELVDEGLDVDGAPCDVRSAADVRRFVRQAVDRFGPIDVLVNNAGRSGGGVTADITDELWSDVIDTNLNSVFRMTREVLTAGGMRRRGSARIVNIASTAGKQGVVLGAPYSASKHGVVGFTKALGNELAPTGITVNAVCPGYVETPMAQRVRQGYAAAYDTSEDAILERFQAKIPLGRYSTPEEVAGLVGYLVSDTAASITAQALNVCGGLGNF